The DNA region GGGGAGGTCTATCTCTATTCGCAGTTCGAGACCGCGGACGCCAAACGGGTCTTCGCCTGTTTCGACCAGCCCGACCTCAAGGCGCGCTACACCCTGACGGTGACCGCTCCGGAGAAATGGGTGGTGGTGGCCAACACTCCGGCCGAGGAGGCCCCGGCTGACGGGGGCGGCGTGGTGCACCACTTCGCGCCGACCGAGATCATGTCGACCTACCTGGTCGCCCTCATCGCGGGGCCGTACCACGTCGTGGAGGACACCTACACCGACGAGCACGGCACGATCCCTCTACGTCTGCTGTGCCGGGCATCGCTGGCCGAGTTCCTCGACGCCGACCGCCTGTTCGCCGAGACCAAGGAGGGTTTCGGCTTCTACCACCGGGAGTTCGGCCTGCCGTACGCGTTCGGCAAGTACGACCAGATCTTCGTCCCCGAGTTCAACGCCGGTGCCATGGAGAACGCCGGGGCCGTGACGTTCCTCGAGGACTACGTCTTCCGCTCCCGGGCCACCGGCTACCGCTACGAGCGGCGCAACGAGACGATCCTGCACGAGATGGCCCACATGTGGTTCGGCGACCTGGTGACCATGCGCTGGTGGGACGATCTGTGGCTCAACGAGTCGTTCGCCACCTTCGCCTCGGTGTTGGCCCAGGTGGACGCGACGCAGTACACCGACGCGTGGACCACCTTCGCGATCGTCGAGAAGGCGTGGGCGTACCGCCAGGACCAGCTGCCGTCCACCCATCCGGTCGCTGCGGACATGACCGACCTCGAGACGGTGGAGGCGAACTTCGACGGGATCACCTACGCCAAGGGCGCCTCGGTGCTCAAGCAGCTCGTGGCCTACGTCGGGCGCGAGCCGTTCCTGGCCGGGCTGCGCGCCTACTTCGCCGAGCACGCCTTCGGCAACGCCCAGTTCGACGACCTGCTGTCGGCGCTCGAGAAGTCGTCGGGCCGCGACCTGTCGGGCTGGGCCGACCAGTGGCTGCGCACGACCGGCATCAACCCGATCACCGTCGACATCACGACCGGCGGCGACTCCCGCACGATCTCGGAGCTGACCGTCGTCCAGGGCCCGGCCGCCCCGGGGGCCGGCGAGCTGCGCACGCACCGGCTCGGGGTGGGCCTGTACAGCCGCGACGCCTCCGGGGCCATCGTGCGCACCGAGCGGGCCGAGCTGGACATCTCCGGCGAACGGACGGAGGTGGCCGAACTGGCCGGCCGACCCGTGCCCGATCTGGTCCTGCCCAACGACGAGGACCTGACCTACTGCTCGGTCCGGCTCGACGAGCGGTCACTGACCACCGTCCTGGACTCGCTCGAGGACGTCGCGGATCCGCTGGCGCGCACGTTGTGCTGGTCCGCGCTCTGGGAGATGACGCGGGAGGCGAGGCTGCCCGCCCGCAGGTTCGTGGAGGTCGTCTCCCGGGCGGCCCCGCGCGAGACCCACATCGGCGTGGTGCAGCGGGTGCTCACCCAGGCGCAGACCGCGCTGGCCCGCTACGCCGACCCGGACTGGGCCGCCGCCACCGGGTGGAGGACGTTCTCCGGTGCGATGCTCACCGCGGCGCGGGAGGCCGAGCCGGGGTCGGACCACCAGCTGGCCTTCC from Dietzia sp. B32 includes:
- the pepN gene encoding aminopeptidase N — its product is MRSLNLTRADAAARSELLTVESYDVEIDLTDGRGGPGTDTFRSRTVVRFSCTRPGAETFIDLRAAVIRSATLNGRELFPAAGEERYDDEDGITLTDLQATNELIVDADLAYTTTGEGLHRMVDPADGEVYLYSQFETADAKRVFACFDQPDLKARYTLTVTAPEKWVVVANTPAEEAPADGGGVVHHFAPTEIMSTYLVALIAGPYHVVEDTYTDEHGTIPLRLLCRASLAEFLDADRLFAETKEGFGFYHREFGLPYAFGKYDQIFVPEFNAGAMENAGAVTFLEDYVFRSRATGYRYERRNETILHEMAHMWFGDLVTMRWWDDLWLNESFATFASVLAQVDATQYTDAWTTFAIVEKAWAYRQDQLPSTHPVAADMTDLETVEANFDGITYAKGASVLKQLVAYVGREPFLAGLRAYFAEHAFGNAQFDDLLSALEKSSGRDLSGWADQWLRTTGINPITVDITTGGDSRTISELTVVQGPAAPGAGELRTHRLGVGLYSRDASGAIVRTERAELDISGERTEVAELAGRPVPDLVLPNDEDLTYCSVRLDERSLTTVLDSLEDVADPLARTLCWSALWEMTREARLPARRFVEVVSRAAPRETHIGVVQRVLTQAQTALARYADPDWAAATGWRTFSGAMLTAAREAEPGSDHQLAFLTALCACPIGFDQGRVLGTLLDAGADEAGLPGLVVDTDLRWTVLTALVAAGAADTDRIDAELAVDDTAGGARRAATARAARPFVGAKDEAEQLLLATGADAPSNAIVRATLLGLDLPGQEHLLTGLCERYLDNVTALWTARPGDLAQTVAEGTFPSWAVDRETVERFEQVLSDESRPASLRRIIAEQTADMIRALDARAVDTAESD